The Lonsdalea populi genome window below encodes:
- the pta gene encoding phosphate acetyltransferase, producing MSRTIMLIPTGTSVGLTSVSLGVIRSMEQKGVRLSLFKPIAQPRSEEQVLDQTTAIIRANSAINAAEPLQINHVESLLSSNQQDVLLEEIIARYHENTQDADVVLVEGLVPTRKHQFANALNYEIAKTLNAEIVFVTALGNDSADQLKERIELARSSFGGSKNQNITGVIINKLNAPVDEQGRTRPDLSEIFDDSNKASVANIDPKQLFANSPLPVLGCIPWSFDLIATRAVDMAKHLNARVINAGDIETRRIKSVTFCARSIPNMLEHFRPGSLLVTSADRPDVLVAASLAAMNGVEIGALLLTGGYEMDPSISALCERAFQTGLPVFMVETNTWQTSLTLQSFSLEVPADDHQRVEKVQEYIARFINTEWIKSLSAASEGSRRLSPPAFRYQLTELARKAGKRIVLPEGDEPRTIKAAAICAERGIAHCVLLGNPEEIQRVAAVQGVELGRGIEIVDPVAVRERYVPRLVELRKSKGMTEVVAREQLEDNVVLGTLMLEQSEVDGLVSGAVHTTANTIRPPLQLIKTAPGSSLVSSVFFMLLPEQVLVYGDCAINPDPTAEQLAEIAIQSADSAAAFGVDPRVAMISYSTGNSGAGSDVEKVRDATRIAQEKRPDLIIDGPLQYDAAIMADVAKSKAPNSPVAGQATVFIFPDLNTGNTTYKAVQRSADLISIGPMLQGMRKPVNDLSRGALVDDIVYTVALTAIQATQIAQ from the coding sequence GTGTCCCGTACAATCATGTTGATTCCTACCGGCACCAGTGTGGGTCTGACCAGCGTCAGCCTGGGTGTCATTCGTTCCATGGAGCAGAAAGGCGTCCGCCTGAGCTTGTTCAAACCTATCGCCCAGCCGCGTTCTGAAGAGCAGGTTCTGGATCAGACCACCGCCATCATTCGCGCCAATTCTGCGATCAACGCCGCAGAACCGCTGCAGATAAACCATGTTGAATCGCTGCTGAGCTCCAACCAGCAGGACGTTCTGCTGGAAGAGATCATCGCCCGCTACCACGAAAACACCCAAGATGCCGACGTGGTATTGGTGGAAGGTCTGGTTCCGACCCGTAAGCATCAGTTCGCCAACGCGCTGAACTATGAAATCGCCAAAACGCTGAATGCGGAAATCGTGTTCGTCACCGCGCTAGGCAACGATTCTGCGGATCAGTTGAAAGAGCGCATCGAACTGGCTCGCTCCAGCTTCGGCGGCAGCAAAAATCAGAACATCACCGGCGTCATCATCAACAAGCTGAACGCACCGGTGGACGAACAAGGCCGTACTCGCCCGGATCTGTCGGAAATCTTCGATGACTCCAACAAGGCAAGTGTCGCCAATATCGATCCTAAGCAGCTGTTCGCCAACAGCCCGCTGCCGGTACTGGGCTGCATTCCGTGGAGCTTTGACCTGATCGCCACCCGTGCGGTGGACATGGCCAAGCACCTGAACGCACGCGTCATCAATGCTGGCGATATCGAAACGCGCCGCATTAAATCCGTGACCTTCTGCGCGCGCAGCATTCCCAACATGCTGGAGCACTTCCGTCCGGGTTCCCTGCTGGTGACCTCTGCAGATCGTCCTGACGTCCTGGTTGCAGCCAGCCTCGCGGCGATGAACGGCGTGGAAATCGGCGCCCTGCTCCTGACCGGCGGCTATGAAATGGACCCAAGCATCAGCGCCCTATGCGAACGCGCATTCCAGACTGGCCTGCCTGTCTTCATGGTAGAAACCAATACCTGGCAGACCTCGCTGACGCTGCAGAGCTTCAGCCTGGAAGTGCCTGCCGACGACCACCAGCGTGTGGAAAAAGTGCAGGAGTATATCGCTCGCTTCATTAACACCGAGTGGATTAAGTCCCTGTCTGCCGCCTCAGAAGGTTCTCGCCGCCTGTCTCCGCCTGCCTTCCGTTACCAGTTGACCGAACTGGCGCGTAAAGCCGGCAAACGTATCGTTCTGCCGGAAGGCGACGAGCCGCGTACCATTAAAGCGGCGGCCATTTGTGCCGAGCGTGGTATCGCTCACTGCGTCCTGCTGGGTAACCCGGAAGAGATTCAGCGGGTCGCCGCCGTCCAGGGCGTAGAGCTGGGTCGGGGCATCGAAATTGTCGATCCGGTCGCCGTTCGCGAACGCTATGTACCGCGTCTGGTCGAACTGCGGAAAAGTAAAGGCATGACCGAAGTCGTCGCCCGCGAACAGCTGGAAGATAACGTTGTGCTGGGTACGCTAATGCTGGAACAGAGCGAAGTCGACGGTCTGGTTTCCGGGGCGGTTCACACCACGGCCAACACTATCCGTCCGCCGCTGCAGCTGATCAAAACGGCGCCGGGCAGCTCTCTGGTGTCCTCCGTCTTCTTCATGCTGCTGCCGGAACAGGTTCTGGTCTATGGCGACTGCGCCATTAACCCGGATCCGACCGCTGAACAGCTGGCAGAAATCGCTATCCAGTCCGCCGACTCCGCCGCCGCGTTTGGCGTCGATCCTCGTGTTGCGATGATCTCCTACTCCACCGGCAACTCTGGCGCAGGCAGCGACGTTGAAAAAGTCCGCGACGCGACCCGCATCGCGCAGGAAAAACGTCCTGACCTGATCATCGACGGCCCGTTGCAATATGATGCCGCCATCATGGCCGACGTTGCGAAATCCAAAGCGCCGAACTCGCCGGTTGCTGGTCAGGCTACCGTGTTTATTTTCCCGGATCTGAACACCGGTAACACTACCTACAAAGCCGTACAGCGTTCTGCTGACCTGATTTCCATTGGGCCGATGCTGCAGGGTATGCGTAAGCCGGTGAACGACCTGTCTCGCGGCGCCTTGGTTGACGATATCGTCTACACCGTCGCGCTGACCGCCATTCAGGCAACGCAGATCGCTCAGTAA
- the yfbV gene encoding terminus macrodomain insulation protein YfbV, producing MTTNPSGKAGWFKLLQLGQHYMKTWPADKRLAPVFPENRVVRATLFAIRLMPPLAVFTLSWQVALGGQLGPVVATALFALSLPMQGLWWLGRRAITPLPPSLLQWFHDIRHRLLEAGLALTPLEEKPTYQMLADVLKRAFTQLDKTFLDDL from the coding sequence ATGACGACAAATCCTAGCGGCAAAGCGGGCTGGTTTAAGCTGCTGCAACTGGGTCAGCACTATATGAAGACCTGGCCTGCAGACAAACGTCTGGCCCCGGTATTTCCTGAGAACCGCGTCGTGCGCGCGACACTTTTTGCTATTCGCTTAATGCCGCCGCTGGCCGTTTTTACGCTCTCCTGGCAGGTTGCTCTGGGCGGTCAACTGGGACCGGTGGTGGCGACCGCGCTGTTCGCGTTGAGTCTCCCGATGCAGGGATTGTGGTGGTTGGGCCGGCGTGCTATCACGCCGCTGCCGCCTTCTTTATTACAGTGGTTTCACGACATTCGTCATCGACTGCTGGAAGCAGGACTCGCTCTGACGCCGCTCGAAGAAAAGCCGACGTATCAGATGCTGGCTGACGTACTTAAACGCGCTTTCACACAGCTAGACAAAACCTTTCTCGACGATCTTTGA
- a CDS encoding TIGR01777 family oxidoreductase, with translation MRILITGGTGLIGRYLIQRLLTLSHTITVLTRSPEKARRVLGDQVNYWPSLEGKTSLDEFDAVINLAGAPIADKRWTPEQKELLCQSRWTLTEQLATLIKNSTTPPSVLISGSAVGYYGNQGQALVTEDETPHDEFTHRLCARWEALAQAAESDKTRVCLVRTGIVLSTEGGALRKMLPIFRLGLGGPMGSGKQYMAWIHIDDMVNGILYLLESPGLRGPFNFCSPYPASNEKFSAILANVLHRPGILRAPGFALKLMMGEAAALILDGQRAIPQRLEDAGFGFRFYELDEALDNLINHTG, from the coding sequence ATGCGAATTTTAATCACAGGTGGAACCGGGCTCATCGGCCGGTACCTGATTCAGCGGCTACTGACGCTCTCACATACGATTACGGTGCTGACGCGCAGTCCGGAAAAAGCGCGCCGCGTATTAGGCGATCAGGTTAATTACTGGCCTAGTCTGGAAGGCAAAACGTCTTTGGATGAATTCGACGCCGTCATCAATCTGGCTGGCGCGCCGATTGCCGATAAGCGTTGGACGCCCGAACAGAAAGAGCTCCTCTGCCAAAGCCGCTGGACGCTGACCGAGCAGTTGGCGACGCTGATCAAGAACAGTACGACACCGCCTTCGGTGCTGATTTCCGGTTCGGCCGTCGGCTATTACGGCAATCAGGGACAGGCGCTGGTGACCGAGGATGAAACCCCGCACGATGAGTTTACTCATCGCCTGTGCGCCCGCTGGGAAGCGTTAGCTCAGGCGGCAGAAAGCGACAAGACGCGAGTCTGCCTGGTTCGCACGGGCATCGTGCTGTCCACCGAGGGCGGTGCGCTGAGGAAAATGCTGCCGATTTTTCGACTGGGATTGGGCGGTCCCATGGGGTCGGGCAAGCAGTACATGGCGTGGATTCATATCGACGATATGGTGAACGGGATTCTTTATTTGCTGGAATCGCCCGGGTTGCGTGGTCCCTTCAACTTCTGTTCCCCCTACCCGGCGAGCAACGAGAAATTCAGCGCGATATTGGCCAACGTGCTGCATCGGCCTGGCATCCTGCGTGCCCCCGGTTTCGCGTTGAAGCTGATGATGGGAGAAGCGGCGGCGCTGATCCTCGACGGACAACGCGCCATTCCCCAACGGCTGGAAGACGCAGGCTTTGGATTTCGCTTCTACGAGCTGGATGAGGCGCTCGATAATCTGATCAACCATACCGGCTGA
- the yfcE gene encoding phosphodiesterase, translating into MKLMFASDLHGSLAATEKVLETFEQSEAHWLILLGDFLNHGPRNPLPESYQPAQVAARLNEYASRIIAVRGNCDSEVDQMLLNFPITSPWQQVLLPTSRLFLTHGHLYHPDQRPPLNRGDVLVYGHTHIPQAEQRGEIYCFNPGSISLPKGGYPASYGLLDGGLLQVVPLDGGGPIAQVAITH; encoded by the coding sequence ATGAAACTGATGTTCGCCTCCGATCTGCATGGTTCGCTGGCCGCCACGGAAAAAGTACTGGAAACATTCGAGCAATCTGAAGCCCACTGGCTGATTCTGCTGGGCGATTTTCTGAATCACGGCCCGCGGAATCCGCTGCCGGAAAGCTATCAACCGGCGCAGGTGGCCGCACGGCTTAATGAATATGCGTCCCGCATTATCGCCGTGCGCGGCAACTGTGACAGCGAAGTCGACCAGATGTTGCTGAATTTCCCTATCACCTCTCCCTGGCAGCAAGTGCTGTTGCCGACCAGCCGGCTCTTTCTGACTCACGGGCATCTGTACCATCCCGACCAGCGACCGCCGTTAAATCGCGGCGATGTACTGGTCTATGGTCATACGCATATTCCTCAGGCAGAGCAACGCGGCGAGATTTACTGCTTCAATCCCGGCTCCATCAGCTTGCCCAAAGGCGGCTACCCGGCCAGCTATGGCCTGTTGGACGGAGGATTGTTACAGGTTGTGCCATTGGATGGGGGGGGCCCTATTGCGCAGGTGGCGATTACACACTAA
- the yfcD gene encoding NUDIX hydrolase YfcD — protein sequence MAEQIQTTATEWVDIVSEDNEVIGQASRQQMRAQRLRHRATYIVVHNGMGQVLIQRRTDTKDFYPGWLDATAGGVVQSGENMLESARREAEEELGIAGVPLAEHGLFYYESDDCRVWGALFSCVSHGPFALQEEEVAEVSWLTPEEITARCDEFTPDSLKALSLWLSRNAVGERIASVPRTVKPQIDKTPKTDDGEPDGTDEA from the coding sequence ATGGCGGAACAAATTCAGACCACGGCTACAGAGTGGGTGGATATCGTTAGCGAAGATAACGAAGTCATCGGGCAGGCTAGCCGTCAGCAAATGCGAGCTCAACGTTTGCGCCATCGTGCAACCTATATCGTTGTGCATAACGGGATGGGGCAAGTTCTGATTCAGCGTCGCACAGACACGAAGGATTTTTATCCGGGATGGCTAGATGCCACGGCGGGCGGCGTGGTGCAAAGCGGCGAAAATATGCTGGAATCTGCCCGCCGCGAAGCTGAAGAAGAGCTGGGCATTGCCGGAGTACCGCTGGCTGAGCATGGGCTGTTTTACTACGAAAGTGACGACTGTCGCGTGTGGGGCGCGTTATTCAGCTGCGTGAGCCACGGTCCCTTCGCGCTACAGGAAGAAGAAGTCGCCGAAGTCAGCTGGTTGACGCCGGAAGAGATCACGGCGCGTTGCGACGAGTTCACTCCGGATTCGCTGAAGGCGTTGTCGCTGTGGCTCAGCCGTAATGCGGTCGGTGAACGTATAGCGTCTGTACCGCGCACGGTGAAACCGCAGATCGATAAAACGCCGAAGACGGACGACGGCGAGCCGGACGGGACAGACGAGGCATAA
- the ackA gene encoding acetate kinase — protein MSSKLVLVLNCGSSSLKFAIIDAVNGDEYLSGLAECFHLPEARIKWKLEGGKQEADLGAGAAHSEALNFIVNTILGQKPELSAQLVAIGHRIVHGGEKFTQSAVIDSNVLQGIKDAVPFAPLHNPAHLIGIAEALKAFPNLANKNVAVFDTAFHQTMPEESYLYALPYKLYTEHHIRRYGAHGTSHFYVSQEAAKALNKPLDELNVITCHLGNGGSVSAIRNGKCVDTSMGLTPLEGLVMGTRSGDIDPAIVFHLHDALGMSIDDINKMLTKESGLLGLTEVTSDCRYVEDNYETKADAKRAMNVFCHRLAKYIGAYSALMEGRLDAVIFTGGIGENAAMVRELTLKQLGLLGFEVDHERNLAARFGNSGNIGKEGTRPALVIPTNEELVIAQDALRLTA, from the coding sequence ATGTCGAGTAAGTTAGTCCTGGTTCTAAACTGTGGTAGTTCATCCCTCAAGTTTGCCATCATTGATGCCGTCAACGGGGACGAATACCTGTCTGGCCTGGCCGAATGTTTCCACCTTCCCGAAGCACGCATCAAATGGAAATTGGAGGGAGGCAAACAGGAAGCCGATCTAGGTGCTGGCGCAGCTCACAGCGAAGCACTGAACTTTATCGTCAACACTATCCTCGGCCAGAAACCAGAGCTTTCCGCTCAGTTGGTTGCTATCGGCCACCGTATCGTCCACGGCGGCGAAAAATTCACGCAGTCAGCGGTGATAGACAGCAACGTTCTGCAAGGCATTAAAGATGCCGTTCCTTTTGCGCCGCTGCACAACCCGGCTCATCTGATCGGTATCGCCGAAGCCCTGAAAGCCTTCCCGAACCTGGCTAACAAGAACGTGGCCGTTTTCGACACCGCATTCCATCAGACAATGCCGGAAGAATCCTACCTGTATGCTCTGCCTTACAAACTGTATACCGAACATCATATTCGCCGTTATGGCGCACACGGCACCAGCCACTTCTATGTGTCTCAGGAAGCTGCTAAAGCGTTGAATAAACCGCTGGATGAACTGAACGTCATCACCTGCCACCTGGGCAACGGCGGTTCCGTTTCTGCTATCCGCAACGGTAAATGTGTTGATACCTCTATGGGGCTTACGCCGCTGGAAGGACTGGTGATGGGTACTCGCAGCGGCGACATTGACCCGGCAATCGTGTTCCATCTGCACGACGCGCTGGGCATGAGCATCGACGACATCAACAAAATGTTGACTAAAGAGTCCGGTCTGCTGGGTCTGACCGAAGTCACCAGCGACTGCCGTTATGTTGAAGACAACTACGAAACGAAAGCCGACGCGAAACGCGCAATGAACGTATTCTGCCACCGTCTGGCTAAATACATCGGTGCCTATAGCGCCCTGATGGAAGGTCGTCTGGATGCCGTGATCTTTACCGGCGGCATCGGTGAAAATGCGGCCATGGTGCGTGAGCTGACCCTGAAACAACTCGGCCTGCTGGGCTTCGAAGTCGACCACGAACGCAACCTGGCCGCGCGCTTTGGCAACAGCGGCAACATCGGTAAAGAGGGCACCCGCCCGGCTCTGGTCATCCCGACCAATGAAGAGCTGGTTATCGCGCAGGACGCACTCCGCCTGACCGCGTAA
- a CDS encoding histidine ABC transporter permease HisQ yields the protein MLHGYSELIIEGARLTLQLAVCSLLLSLAIGLVGASAKLSSSRLLSGVFTGYTTLIRGIPDLVLMLLIFYGLQIVLNDLTEILGVLQIDIDPMAAGIITLGFIYGAYFTETFRGAYLAVSRGQIEAAVAFGFSPLQVFRRIMFPSMMRFALPGIGNNWQVILKATALVSLLGLNDVIKATQLAGKGTHQPFYFAMVAGGMYLIFTTLSNGVLWWLERRYSQGVRKVNYE from the coding sequence ATGCTGCATGGCTACTCTGAACTCATCATTGAGGGGGCACGCCTGACGTTGCAACTGGCCGTGTGCTCGTTGCTGTTGTCGCTGGCGATCGGTCTGGTCGGCGCCAGCGCCAAACTGTCTTCCAGCCGGTTGCTTTCCGGCGTTTTCACCGGCTATACCACGTTGATTCGCGGCATCCCCGATTTGGTTCTGATGCTGCTGATTTTCTATGGCTTACAGATTGTGCTTAACGATCTGACTGAAATACTGGGCGTGTTGCAAATCGACATCGATCCGATGGCGGCAGGCATCATTACGCTGGGCTTTATCTACGGAGCCTATTTTACCGAGACGTTTCGCGGCGCTTATCTCGCCGTTTCGCGCGGGCAGATTGAGGCGGCCGTGGCCTTTGGCTTCTCGCCGTTGCAGGTCTTCCGACGCATTATGTTCCCCTCGATGATGCGCTTCGCGCTGCCGGGAATTGGCAACAACTGGCAGGTGATTTTGAAAGCCACGGCGCTTGTCTCCCTGCTGGGACTCAACGATGTTATCAAGGCGACGCAGTTGGCTGGGAAGGGCACTCATCAGCCGTTCTACTTCGCGATGGTGGCGGGGGGAATGTATCTGATTTTTACTACCCTCTCCAATGGCGTGCTGTGGTGGTTAGAGCGACGCTATTCGCAGGGAGTGAGAAAAGTCAATTATGAGTGA
- the hisP gene encoding histidine ABC transporter ATP-binding protein HisP, producing MQDTKLVVTELHKRYGEHEVLKGISLQARAGDVISIIGSSGSGKSTLLRCINFLERPCEGSIHVNGQEIRMVRDKDGQLKIFDKKQLQLLRTRLTMVFQHFNLWSFMTARENVMEAPVQVLGLSKAEARQRAEFYLNKVGIAGASQDRYPADLSGGQQQRVSIARALAMEPDVLLFDEPTSALDPELVGEVLRIMQQLAEEGKTMVVVTHEMEFARHVSNHVIFLHQGVVEEEGTPEQLFGNPQSPRLKQFLSGALK from the coding sequence ATGCAGGACACCAAACTGGTGGTGACAGAACTCCATAAGCGTTACGGCGAGCACGAAGTACTGAAAGGAATCTCATTACAGGCCAGGGCGGGTGACGTTATTTCGATTATTGGCTCATCAGGGTCGGGGAAAAGCACGCTGCTGCGCTGTATCAATTTTCTTGAGCGACCCTGTGAGGGGTCCATTCATGTTAATGGACAGGAAATCCGGATGGTGCGCGATAAGGACGGGCAGCTAAAAATATTTGATAAGAAACAGCTCCAGTTGTTGCGGACACGGTTAACCATGGTGTTCCAGCATTTCAACCTGTGGAGTTTCATGACCGCGCGCGAAAACGTGATGGAAGCGCCGGTACAGGTGCTGGGGCTCAGCAAGGCCGAAGCCCGGCAACGGGCGGAGTTTTACCTGAATAAAGTGGGGATCGCCGGCGCGTCGCAGGATCGCTATCCGGCTGACCTCTCCGGTGGGCAGCAACAGCGGGTGTCGATTGCCCGCGCGTTGGCGATGGAGCCGGATGTGCTGCTGTTCGATGAGCCGACGTCGGCGCTGGATCCGGAACTGGTGGGTGAGGTGCTGCGCATTATGCAGCAACTGGCGGAAGAAGGAAAAACCATGGTGGTGGTGACGCATGAAATGGAATTTGCTCGCCACGTGTCAAACCACGTCATTTTCCTGCATCAGGGCGTGGTAGAAGAAGAGGGGACGCCCGAGCAACTGTTCGGCAACCCGCAGAGTCCGCGCCTGAAGCAGTTTTTGTCAGGCGCGTTGAAGTAG
- a CDS encoding sugar phosphatase produces MEVKGFLFDLDGTLVNSLPVVENAWRWWAEIQGLDPQQVLNFIHGKQAITSLRHFLHNKSEAEIQHAYQILEERESTDLEGITAMPGAQALLQRLEVLNVPWAIVTSGSVPIAYARHKAAGLLMPREFVTAERVSHGKPHPDAYLLGAQLLGLNPQDCAVVEDAPAGVQSGLAAKAKVIAVNAPADTSDLDKVDMVLHSLEQLDVTPDDAGFVVTASR; encoded by the coding sequence GTGGAAGTTAAAGGTTTTCTGTTCGATCTGGACGGTACATTGGTCAACTCTCTTCCCGTCGTTGAAAACGCCTGGCGCTGGTGGGCGGAGATTCAGGGGCTCGATCCGCAGCAGGTGCTTAATTTCATTCATGGCAAACAAGCTATCACGTCATTGCGTCACTTCCTTCACAATAAGAGTGAAGCGGAAATTCAGCACGCCTACCAAATATTGGAAGAGAGAGAATCGACGGATCTGGAGGGCATTACCGCCATGCCTGGCGCGCAGGCGCTGCTGCAACGTCTGGAGGTGCTCAATGTGCCTTGGGCCATCGTCACGTCGGGGTCCGTGCCGATAGCTTATGCCCGCCACAAAGCCGCTGGCTTATTAATGCCGCGGGAGTTCGTGACCGCTGAACGGGTCTCTCATGGGAAGCCGCATCCGGACGCTTATTTGCTCGGCGCACAACTATTGGGCCTTAACCCGCAGGATTGCGCCGTCGTTGAAGACGCGCCCGCCGGAGTACAGTCAGGCCTTGCCGCCAAGGCGAAAGTCATCGCCGTCAACGCGCCGGCGGACACGTCCGATTTGGATAAAGTCGATATGGTGCTGCACTCGTTGGAGCAGTTGGATGTTACGCCGGATGACGCGGGTTTCGTCGTCACCGCGTCCCGTTGA
- a CDS encoding ABC transporter permease — translation MSDILQQYGQSLLWSDGYRMTGLAMTLWLLIISVVTGGVMAIPLAVARVSPRRRFRLPVWTFTYVFRGTPLYVQLLVFYTGVYSLEIVRGTDMLNAFFRSGMNCAVLALALNTCAYTTEIFAGAIRAIPSGEIEAARAYGFSRFRQYRCIILPGALRIALPAYSNEVILMLHSTALAFTVTVPDILKIARDINAATYQPFYAFGIAAVMYLAISFMLIGLFRQAERRWLRHLNTRATH, via the coding sequence ATGAGTGACATCCTGCAACAATATGGGCAGTCCCTGCTGTGGAGCGATGGCTATCGCATGACCGGGCTGGCGATGACGCTATGGCTGCTGATTATTTCGGTGGTTACCGGCGGCGTCATGGCCATTCCGCTGGCGGTCGCGCGCGTCTCGCCGCGGCGGCGTTTTCGGCTGCCGGTGTGGACGTTTACCTACGTCTTTCGCGGTACGCCGCTGTATGTGCAACTGCTGGTGTTTTACACCGGGGTTTACAGCCTGGAAATCGTTCGCGGTACGGACATGCTGAACGCCTTTTTCCGCAGTGGAATGAACTGCGCCGTCCTGGCGCTGGCGCTGAATACCTGCGCCTATACCACCGAGATTTTTGCCGGCGCAATCCGCGCTATTCCCAGCGGGGAAATCGAAGCGGCCCGCGCCTACGGTTTTTCCCGCTTCAGGCAATATCGCTGCATCATTCTTCCGGGCGCATTGCGCATTGCGCTGCCAGCTTACAGCAATGAAGTGATTCTGATGCTGCATTCCACGGCTCTGGCGTTTACCGTGACGGTGCCGGATATTCTGAAAATCGCCCGCGATATCAACGCTGCCACCTATCAGCCGTTTTATGCCTTCGGCATCGCGGCCGTCATGTATCTCGCGATTTCTTTTATGCTGATCGGCCTGTTCCGCCAAGCTGAACGCCGCTGGTTACGTCATCTCAATACCCGTGCTACACACTAA
- a CDS encoding SLC13 family permease: MLVTRELLWVLTLLFIAIVLFVTNKLRMDVVALLVIIAFVLSGSLTLPEALMGFSDPNVILIAALFVIGEGLVRTGVAYQVGDWLMHVAGESEVRMLVLLMLTVAGLGAFMSSTGVVAIFIPVVLNVAARMKSSPARLLMPLSFAGLISGMMTLVATAPNMVVNSELMRNGIAGFGFFGMTPIGVMVLLVGIGYMLVARFWLGGHDSGDKKVAWKRKTFRDLIRDYKLTGRARRLAIRNGSPFVGQRLDDLNLRQRFGANVVGIERWRKFRRVMISVAVNTELRLNDVLLIDMSASDVDLREFCSSHLLEPLVLRGEYFSEQARDVGMAEVSLIPDSALVGKTLQDAMFRRRYGLTVVGIRRNGEALDGALSNEPLQLGDILLVIGDWRNISQLYQQKQNFIVLNLPAEVDEVAPAKSQAPHALFCLVLMIAMMLTDEIPNAVAALIACLLMGQFRCIDMDSAYRAVHWPSLMLIIGMMPFALALEKTGGVALIVKGLMDVAGDAGPQVMLACLFALCAAIGLFISNTATAVLMAPIAIAAADQMQVSPYPFAMIIAIAASAAFMTPVSSPVNTLVLAPGGYRFSDFLKIGVPFTILVMGVSVVMIPWLYPFSPL; this comes from the coding sequence GTGCTAGTGACCCGTGAGCTGCTATGGGTGTTGACGCTGTTATTTATCGCCATCGTTTTGTTCGTCACCAACAAATTGCGAATGGACGTTGTCGCACTGCTGGTCATCATCGCTTTTGTGTTAAGCGGCTCGTTGACGTTGCCGGAAGCGTTGATGGGGTTTAGCGATCCGAACGTGATATTGATCGCCGCCTTGTTCGTCATTGGCGAAGGCTTGGTGCGGACCGGCGTCGCTTATCAAGTGGGGGACTGGTTAATGCATGTCGCCGGAGAGAGTGAAGTTCGTATGTTGGTGCTGCTCATGCTGACCGTCGCCGGGCTGGGCGCGTTTATGAGTTCCACCGGCGTCGTGGCGATATTCATTCCGGTGGTACTCAACGTTGCGGCGCGCATGAAAAGCTCGCCCGCTCGGCTGCTGATGCCCCTGAGTTTTGCAGGACTGATCAGCGGTATGATGACGTTGGTCGCTACCGCGCCCAACATGGTGGTCAACAGCGAACTGATGCGCAACGGCATCGCGGGGTTTGGTTTTTTCGGTATGACGCCTATCGGAGTGATGGTCCTGCTGGTAGGGATTGGCTACATGCTGGTCGCGCGTTTTTGGCTGGGCGGACATGACAGCGGCGATAAAAAAGTAGCCTGGAAGAGAAAGACGTTTCGGGATCTTATCCGCGACTACAAGCTGACAGGACGAGCTCGGCGGCTCGCGATTCGAAACGGTTCGCCGTTCGTCGGCCAGCGGCTGGACGATCTTAATCTGCGCCAGCGTTTCGGCGCCAACGTCGTGGGGATCGAGCGCTGGCGCAAGTTCAGACGGGTGATGATTAGCGTCGCTGTGAATACCGAACTTCGCCTGAACGATGTGTTGTTGATCGATATGTCGGCCTCCGACGTCGACCTGCGCGAGTTTTGCTCTTCGCATCTGCTGGAGCCCCTGGTGCTGCGCGGCGAATATTTCTCTGAGCAGGCGCGAGATGTCGGCATGGCAGAAGTTTCATTGATCCCAGACTCGGCCCTGGTGGGTAAAACCCTTCAGGATGCTATGTTTCGTCGCCGGTATGGCCTCACGGTCGTGGGGATTCGTCGTAACGGAGAAGCGCTGGACGGCGCGCTGTCAAATGAGCCGCTTCAGTTGGGCGATATCCTGCTGGTGATCGGGGACTGGCGTAATATTAGCCAGTTGTATCAGCAAAAACAGAACTTTATCGTGCTGAATTTGCCCGCCGAAGTCGACGAGGTAGCGCCCGCGAAAAGTCAGGCGCCTCATGCGCTGTTCTGCCTCGTGTTGATGATCGCCATGATGCTGACCGACGAAATCCCCAATGCGGTCGCAGCGCTGATAGCCTGCCTGCTTATGGGGCAATTTCGCTGCATTGATATGGATAGCGCCTATCGCGCAGTGCACTGGCCGAGCCTGATGCTCATCATCGGTATGATGCCTTTTGCTCTGGCGCTGGAGAAAACGGGCGGGGTGGCGTTAATTGTAAAAGGATTGATGGACGTGGCGGGGGATGCCGGGCCGCAGGTGATGCTGGCCTGCCTTTTCGCACTTTGTGCAGCGATCGGTCTGTTCATTTCGAATACGGCGACGGCGGTGCTCATGGCGCCCATTGCCATCGCCGCGGCCGATCAGATGCAGGTATCGCCTTATCCGTTTGCCATGATTATCGCGATCGCCGCCTCAGCGGCATTCATGACGCCCGTCTCCTCGCCGGTGAATACCCTGGTATTAGCACCGGGTGGGTATCGGTTCAGTGACTTCCTTAAAATTGGGGTGCCTTTCACAATATTGGTTATGGGCGTGAGCGTCGTGATGATCCCGTGGCTCTATCCGTTTTCCCCGCTATAG